The following are encoded together in the Notolabrus celidotus isolate fNotCel1 chromosome 9, fNotCel1.pri, whole genome shotgun sequence genome:
- the poli gene encoding DNA polymerase iota isoform X1 has protein sequence MDKSEDEVEEDENEWKSSYVDSFPLSPAPASVSGSSFNKPAGSTSAHKVILHFDLDCFYAQVEMIRNPALREVPLGIQQKYIIVTCNYVARELGVTKLMSVTAAKEKCPQLVLVKGEDLTHYREISYKLTELLMSYCPLVERLGFDENFMDITSIVDRRLAQMSETNKFSFKGHVYNRLNAEVDASDHPKLALGSEIAAELREVIRSKLGLTGCAGIATNKLLAKLVSGTFKPNQQTTLLPEKISDIMGCLSSLRKVPGVGHQTAKRLLALGVVSVQDLQLFPLNELVREFGAPSAQRLKNLSLGVDDSPVTATGAPQSLSDEDSFKKMSSTKEVLEKIEELLSSLLERMHKDGRQPQTFRLTIRKYTATNKWFSRESRQCPIPNHIGQKISSGCSDDAVVQLVPLAMKLFHKMVDSSAAFHLTLINVCFSNLQTRGAATSGKGSITSFFAHNTSPRKTQICSSQTQDDSSQAGDCLCTDHQFITQDTSQKTETMKSPGSSGAALHGYKRKQSSVVAAEGPLPLKVSCSTARSDCDETNSTMTHRLPPNVDPEVFRLLPAEIQKELLSPDYTKSLTNTPSSSVTVAEVSHSTENKTLLLFKGSQKIKDIKEAEDKFDPSDSPTSVNHQSPLGQSLFQEEDVMEEERPSFPLSPDCKFPGNVDPKVFSELPPDVQRELQDEWKQQRPVLKMPSFRKPGKSLMTKDRKAAGKSKQTNNLFKYFKPN, from the exons ATGGATAAAAGCGAGGATGAAGTGGAGGAGGATGAAAACGAGTGGAAGAGTAGTTACGTGGATTCATTCCCACTAAGCCCCGCTCCTGCTTCTG TTTCAGGTTCAAGCTTCAATAAGCCCGCAGGATCAACATCTGCACACAAAGTCATTTTGCATTTTGACCTGGACTGCTTCTATGCTCAGGTGGAAATGATCCGAAACCCAGCACTGAGAGAAGTCCCTTTAG gTATTCAACAGAAATACATCATAGTCACGTGTAACTATGTAGCAAGGGAGCTGGGTGTCACCAAGCTGATGTCTGTGACTGCTGCTAAAGAAAAATGTCCTCAGCTGGTGCTGGTTAAAGGAGAGGACCTGACACACTACAGAGAAATTTCCTACAAATTGACAG AGCTGCTGATGTCCTACTGCCCACTGGTGGAGAGGCTGGGATTTGATGAAAACTTCATGGACATTACGTCGATAGTAGACAGAAGGCTTGCACAGATGTCAGAGACTAATAAATTCTCATTCAAAGGACATGTCTACAACCGCTTGA ATGCAGAGGTTGACGCCAGTGATCATCCAAAGTTGGCTTTGGGTTCAGAAATTGCAGCCGAGCTGAGAGAGGTCATACGCAGCAAACTGGGCCTGACTGGCTGTGCAGGTATCGCCACGAATAAGCTACTGGCAAAACTGGTGTCAGGTACCTTCAAACCTAATCAGCAAACCACCCTCCTGCCAGAAAAGATCAGCGACATCATGGGCTGCCTGAGCAGTCTCCGTAAAGTACCAG GTGTTGGACACCAAACTGCTAAGAGACTTTTAGCCCTGGGAGTGGTCAGTGTGCAAGACCTGCAGCTCTTTCCTTTAAATGAACTGGTTAGAGAGTTTGGTGCTCCCAGTGCTCAGCGGTTGAAGAATCTGTCCCTGGGTGTTGATGACTCACCTGTCACCGCAACTGGGGCCCCTCAG TCTCTCAGTGATGAAGACTCCTTCAAGAAAATGTCATCAACCAAAGAAGTTTTGGAAAAGATAGAAGAACTCCTGAGCAGTCTGTTGGAGAG GATGCACAAAGATGGAAGACAGCCTCAAACCTTCCGGCTCACCATTCGTAAATACACAGCAACCAACAAGTGGTTCAGTCGGGAGAGCCGGCAGTGTCCCATCCCAAACCACATTGGACAGAAGATCAGCTCAG GCTGCAGTGATGATGCTGTAGTCCAGCTGGTCCCGTTGGCCATGAAGCTCTTCCACAAGATGGTGGACAGCAGCGCTGCCTTCCACCTCACCCTCataaatgtttgctttagtAACCTGCAGACCAGAGGAGCTGCCACCAGTGGGAAGGGCTCCATAACATCTTTCTTCGCACACAACACGTCTCCCAGAAAAACACAGATCTGCTCATCACAAACCCAG GATGACTCCTCTCAGGCTGGAGATTGTCTCTGCACAGATCATCAgttcattactcaagacacctCACAAAAGACAGAGACTATGAAAAGCCCCGGTAGCTCTGGGGCAGCATTACATGgttacaaaagaaaacagagctcTGTTGTTGCTGCAGAGGGTCCTCTTCCTCTGAAAGTTTCCTGCAGCACAGCAAGGTCAGACTGTGATGAAACAAACAGCACGATGACACATCGATTGCCCCCAAATGTTGACCCTGAAGTGTTCAGGCTTCTCCCTGCAGAAATCCAAAAGGAGTTGTTATCTCCTGACTACACAAAATCTCTCACCAACACTCCATCAAGCTCGGTCACAGTAGCTGAAGTCTCCCACTCAACAGAAAACAagactttgcttttatttaaaggctCCCAAAAAATCAAGGACATAAAAGAGGCTGAGGACAAATTTGATCCATCTGACTCACCTACCTCTGTGAATCACCAGAGTCCTCTGGGCCAAAGCTTATTTCAAGAAGAAGACGTCATGGAAGAAGAGAGACCGTCATTCCCTCTGTCTCCTGACTGCAAGTTCCCGGGAAATGTGGACCCCAAGGTGTTTTCTGAGCTTCCTCCGGATGTtcagagagagctgcaggatgAATGGAAGCAACAGAGGCCGGTCCTAAAGATGCCTTCATTCAGGAAACCAGGGAAAAGCTTGAtgacaaaagacagaaaagctgCAGGAAAAAGCAAGCAGACAAACAATCTGTTCAAGTATTTCAAACCCAATTAG
- the poli gene encoding DNA polymerase iota isoform X2 gives MIRNPALREVPLGIQQKYIIVTCNYVARELGVTKLMSVTAAKEKCPQLVLVKGEDLTHYREISYKLTELLMSYCPLVERLGFDENFMDITSIVDRRLAQMSETNKFSFKGHVYNRLNAEVDASDHPKLALGSEIAAELREVIRSKLGLTGCAGIATNKLLAKLVSGTFKPNQQTTLLPEKISDIMGCLSSLRKVPGVGHQTAKRLLALGVVSVQDLQLFPLNELVREFGAPSAQRLKNLSLGVDDSPVTATGAPQSLSDEDSFKKMSSTKEVLEKIEELLSSLLERMHKDGRQPQTFRLTIRKYTATNKWFSRESRQCPIPNHIGQKISSGCSDDAVVQLVPLAMKLFHKMVDSSAAFHLTLINVCFSNLQTRGAATSGKGSITSFFAHNTSPRKTQICSSQTQDDSSQAGDCLCTDHQFITQDTSQKTETMKSPGSSGAALHGYKRKQSSVVAAEGPLPLKVSCSTARSDCDETNSTMTHRLPPNVDPEVFRLLPAEIQKELLSPDYTKSLTNTPSSSVTVAEVSHSTENKTLLLFKGSQKIKDIKEAEDKFDPSDSPTSVNHQSPLGQSLFQEEDVMEEERPSFPLSPDCKFPGNVDPKVFSELPPDVQRELQDEWKQQRPVLKMPSFRKPGKSLMTKDRKAAGKSKQTNNLFKYFKPN, from the exons ATGATCCGAAACCCAGCACTGAGAGAAGTCCCTTTAG gTATTCAACAGAAATACATCATAGTCACGTGTAACTATGTAGCAAGGGAGCTGGGTGTCACCAAGCTGATGTCTGTGACTGCTGCTAAAGAAAAATGTCCTCAGCTGGTGCTGGTTAAAGGAGAGGACCTGACACACTACAGAGAAATTTCCTACAAATTGACAG AGCTGCTGATGTCCTACTGCCCACTGGTGGAGAGGCTGGGATTTGATGAAAACTTCATGGACATTACGTCGATAGTAGACAGAAGGCTTGCACAGATGTCAGAGACTAATAAATTCTCATTCAAAGGACATGTCTACAACCGCTTGA ATGCAGAGGTTGACGCCAGTGATCATCCAAAGTTGGCTTTGGGTTCAGAAATTGCAGCCGAGCTGAGAGAGGTCATACGCAGCAAACTGGGCCTGACTGGCTGTGCAGGTATCGCCACGAATAAGCTACTGGCAAAACTGGTGTCAGGTACCTTCAAACCTAATCAGCAAACCACCCTCCTGCCAGAAAAGATCAGCGACATCATGGGCTGCCTGAGCAGTCTCCGTAAAGTACCAG GTGTTGGACACCAAACTGCTAAGAGACTTTTAGCCCTGGGAGTGGTCAGTGTGCAAGACCTGCAGCTCTTTCCTTTAAATGAACTGGTTAGAGAGTTTGGTGCTCCCAGTGCTCAGCGGTTGAAGAATCTGTCCCTGGGTGTTGATGACTCACCTGTCACCGCAACTGGGGCCCCTCAG TCTCTCAGTGATGAAGACTCCTTCAAGAAAATGTCATCAACCAAAGAAGTTTTGGAAAAGATAGAAGAACTCCTGAGCAGTCTGTTGGAGAG GATGCACAAAGATGGAAGACAGCCTCAAACCTTCCGGCTCACCATTCGTAAATACACAGCAACCAACAAGTGGTTCAGTCGGGAGAGCCGGCAGTGTCCCATCCCAAACCACATTGGACAGAAGATCAGCTCAG GCTGCAGTGATGATGCTGTAGTCCAGCTGGTCCCGTTGGCCATGAAGCTCTTCCACAAGATGGTGGACAGCAGCGCTGCCTTCCACCTCACCCTCataaatgtttgctttagtAACCTGCAGACCAGAGGAGCTGCCACCAGTGGGAAGGGCTCCATAACATCTTTCTTCGCACACAACACGTCTCCCAGAAAAACACAGATCTGCTCATCACAAACCCAG GATGACTCCTCTCAGGCTGGAGATTGTCTCTGCACAGATCATCAgttcattactcaagacacctCACAAAAGACAGAGACTATGAAAAGCCCCGGTAGCTCTGGGGCAGCATTACATGgttacaaaagaaaacagagctcTGTTGTTGCTGCAGAGGGTCCTCTTCCTCTGAAAGTTTCCTGCAGCACAGCAAGGTCAGACTGTGATGAAACAAACAGCACGATGACACATCGATTGCCCCCAAATGTTGACCCTGAAGTGTTCAGGCTTCTCCCTGCAGAAATCCAAAAGGAGTTGTTATCTCCTGACTACACAAAATCTCTCACCAACACTCCATCAAGCTCGGTCACAGTAGCTGAAGTCTCCCACTCAACAGAAAACAagactttgcttttatttaaaggctCCCAAAAAATCAAGGACATAAAAGAGGCTGAGGACAAATTTGATCCATCTGACTCACCTACCTCTGTGAATCACCAGAGTCCTCTGGGCCAAAGCTTATTTCAAGAAGAAGACGTCATGGAAGAAGAGAGACCGTCATTCCCTCTGTCTCCTGACTGCAAGTTCCCGGGAAATGTGGACCCCAAGGTGTTTTCTGAGCTTCCTCCGGATGTtcagagagagctgcaggatgAATGGAAGCAACAGAGGCCGGTCCTAAAGATGCCTTCATTCAGGAAACCAGGGAAAAGCTTGAtgacaaaagacagaaaagctgCAGGAAAAAGCAAGCAGACAAACAATCTGTTCAAGTATTTCAAACCCAATTAG
- the LOC117819634 gene encoding ras-related protein Rab-27B-like yields MADWDYDYLIKLLALGDSGVGKTTFLYRYTDNKFNRKFTTTVGIDFREKRVMYTGTGVDGTTEKNFKVHLQLWDTAGQERFRSLTTAFFRDAMGFLLMFDLTNQQSFLNVRNWMSQLQANAYCDSPDIVLVGTKADLRDVRDVHARQARDLADRYGIPYFETSAVTGVEVDRAVTTLLDLVMKRMEQSSFGGQSSEPNGSPAPSHEIEEAPPRRRCAC; encoded by the exons ATGGCTGATTGGGACTATGACTATCTGATCAAGCTGCTGGCTCTGGGGGATTCAGGGGTGGGAAAGACCACCTTCCTCTACAGGTACACTGACAACAAGTTCAACCGCAAGTTCACAACCACGGTGGGCATTGACTTCAGGGAAAAGAGAGTG ATGTACACAGGGACAGGTGTTGATGGGACGACTGAGAAGAACTTCAAAGTCCACCTTCAGCTTTGGGACACAGCAGGACAAGAGAG GTTTCGCAGCCTCACTACAGCTTTCTTCAGAGATGCCATGGGCTTCCTGCTGATGTTCGACTTGACCAATCAGCAAAGTTTCCTCAACGTCAGGAACTGGATGA GTCAGCTACAGGCCAACGCGTACTGTGATAGTCCAGACATTGTGTTGGTGGGCACCAAGGCAGACCTCCGGGATGTGAGGGATGTTCACGCCAGACAGGCGAGGGATCTGGCAGACAGATACGG GATTCCTTACTTTGAGACAAGCGCAGTGACGGGTGTGGAAGTGGACCGGGCTGTCACTACCCTGCTGGACCtggtgatgaagaggatggaGCAGAGCAGTTTTGGGGGCCAGAGCTCTGAACCCAACGGCAGCCCAGCCCCTAGCCATGAAATCGAGGAGGCGCCCCCGCGGAGGAGGTGTGCCTGCTAA